One Candidatus Poribacteria bacterium genomic region harbors:
- a CDS encoding mechanosensitive ion channel has product MEELIPQLRDLLDKPLITLDDPVKVSQVGLLIVTLAISFAIAGFLRWWFRRLFKHLNMAENVESRLLALLFLIIMVVGTILGLRFAGIGSVILSKFFHYPLTELFQPPDAEAEGSGERNLTLARLFYAFVIVFGMFVLSKYVQWVLRQQVLLAFQIAQHTQFLLLRFLHFSFILLGIFIGLSAIGVSFTSLALIFGGLSIGIGFGLQNIASNVISGFILIFERPIKIGDLVEIMDVNIFGRVSSINLRSTVIVSLDEKEIIVPNSQLISESVHNLTHANKLYRLRIPVGVSYGSDVDLVKQVLLDAADEHLGVIKESLPRISNVTAPFVRFIAFGNSSLDFELLVWIPDSFQRFDVASDLHFIIWHKFKEHDITIAFLQLDVHLDSTETNE; this is encoded by the coding sequence ATGGAAGAATTAATACCACAGTTACGTGATTTACTTGATAAACCTCTCATCACGCTGGATGATCCGGTAAAAGTAAGTCAGGTCGGCTTATTAATAGTTACTTTGGCAATTTCCTTCGCAATCGCAGGATTTTTGCGTTGGTGGTTCCGTCGGTTGTTTAAGCATCTGAATATGGCAGAAAATGTTGAAAGCCGATTGCTCGCACTCCTTTTCCTCATCATTATGGTCGTTGGGACTATTTTGGGGTTACGGTTCGCTGGTATCGGGTCGGTGATTCTGAGTAAATTCTTTCACTATCCGCTCACCGAACTATTTCAACCACCCGATGCTGAGGCAGAAGGTTCAGGTGAACGTAATTTAACCTTAGCGCGCCTGTTTTATGCGTTCGTGATTGTTTTTGGGATGTTTGTCCTCTCTAAATACGTGCAATGGGTGCTCCGGCAGCAGGTGCTACTAGCTTTTCAAATCGCACAACATACACAGTTTCTCTTACTCCGTTTCCTTCACTTCAGTTTTATTCTTCTCGGAATATTCATTGGCTTGAGTGCGATTGGAGTCAGTTTCACAAGTTTGGCGTTGATTTTCGGTGGATTGAGTATCGGTATCGGTTTCGGTTTACAGAATATTGCCTCTAACGTGATTTCGGGGTTCATTCTAATTTTTGAACGTCCTATCAAAATTGGGGACCTCGTAGAGATTATGGACGTTAACATATTTGGGAGAGTGAGTAGCATCAATCTGCGTTCGACTGTTATCGTCTCGCTTGATGAGAAGGAGATTATTGTGCCGAATTCTCAATTGATTTCGGAGTCCGTCCATAATCTCACGCACGCCAACAAGCTGTACCGGCTTCGTATTCCGGTGGGGGTGTCCTACGGTTCAGATGTGGATCTTGTCAAGCAAGTGTTACTTGATGCTGCAGATGAACATCTCGGCGTGATCAAAGAATCGCTTCCGAGAATCAGCAACGTTACGGCTCCTTTCGTTCGCTTTATTGCTTTTGGAAATTCATCCTTAGACTTTGAGTTATTGGTCTGGATTCCGGACTCTTTTCAGCGTTTTG